Proteins encoded together in one Rossellomorea sp. y25 window:
- the lonB gene encoding ATP-dependent protease LonB has translation MSFTSIALFIQLFFGIIIGLYFWNLLKNQRTQKVSIDRESKKEMEELRKMRSISLTEPLAEKVRPSSFDDIVGQEDGIKALKAALCSPNPQHVIIYGPPGVGKTAAARLVLEEAKKNMKSPFKPAAVFVELDATTARFDERGIADPLIGSVHDPIYQGAGAMGQAGIPQPKQGAVTNAHGGVLFIDEIGELHPIQMNKLLKVLEDRRVFLESAYYNEENHQIPTHIHDIFKNGLPADFRLIGATTRTPSEIPPAIRSRCMEVFFRELEHDEVKKVAARAVEKVEMTISDKGLETLASYARNGREAVNMVQIAAGVAITENRKEIFDHELEWIIQSSQLSPRYQKKINEVATIGLVNGLAVTGPNTGSLLEIEVTVIPATDKGLINVTGIVEEESIGDRSKSIRRKSMAKGSIENVITVLRSMGVPADQYDIHVNFPGGVPVDGPSAGIAMALGIYSAIYRIPVKHTIAVTGEISIHGLVKPVGGVTAKVKGAKLAGATIAIIPYENQQAMLSEIEGIEVIPVKQLKEVLDLALMKETPHQTDLITEQNKKSV, from the coding sequence ATGAGCTTTACTAGCATCGCTTTGTTTATCCAGTTATTCTTCGGAATAATCATTGGATTGTATTTTTGGAACCTCTTGAAAAATCAGCGAACGCAAAAAGTTTCCATTGATCGAGAGTCAAAAAAAGAGATGGAAGAGTTACGAAAGATGAGATCCATTTCATTAACTGAACCTCTTGCAGAAAAAGTAAGGCCATCAAGCTTTGATGATATTGTTGGCCAGGAAGATGGAATTAAAGCACTGAAAGCAGCGTTATGCAGCCCTAATCCTCAGCATGTCATCATCTATGGACCTCCCGGAGTCGGGAAAACCGCAGCTGCCCGATTGGTCCTGGAAGAAGCCAAGAAGAATATGAAATCCCCTTTTAAACCTGCAGCTGTTTTTGTTGAACTGGATGCCACAACCGCACGTTTCGATGAACGGGGAATTGCCGATCCGCTGATTGGGTCTGTGCATGATCCCATCTATCAAGGAGCGGGAGCCATGGGACAAGCTGGGATTCCCCAGCCGAAGCAAGGGGCTGTAACGAATGCCCATGGCGGGGTATTGTTCATTGATGAAATAGGAGAATTGCATCCTATCCAAATGAATAAGTTATTAAAAGTATTAGAAGATCGCAGAGTGTTTCTTGAAAGTGCCTACTATAATGAAGAAAATCATCAAATTCCTACCCACATACATGATATTTTTAAAAATGGCCTTCCAGCAGATTTCCGTTTGATCGGTGCGACCACTCGTACCCCGAGTGAAATTCCACCAGCTATTCGCTCGAGATGCATGGAAGTATTCTTTAGGGAGCTTGAGCATGATGAAGTGAAAAAAGTAGCTGCCAGAGCCGTGGAGAAAGTGGAAATGACGATTAGTGACAAAGGTCTTGAAACGCTTGCCTCTTACGCCCGTAATGGCCGTGAAGCGGTCAATATGGTCCAGATTGCAGCTGGAGTAGCCATTACCGAAAATAGAAAAGAAATCTTTGATCATGAACTGGAGTGGATTATCCAATCCAGTCAGCTTTCTCCACGATATCAGAAAAAAATCAATGAAGTAGCTACTATTGGATTAGTAAATGGGTTAGCCGTAACAGGGCCCAATACTGGTTCTCTACTTGAAATTGAAGTAACCGTTATCCCGGCAACGGATAAAGGGCTGATCAATGTGACGGGAATCGTGGAAGAAGAAAGCATTGGAGATCGAAGTAAATCAATCCGAAGAAAAAGCATGGCGAAAGGCTCAATTGAAAACGTGATTACGGTGCTTCGTTCCATGGGGGTCCCTGCCGATCAATACGATATACATGTGAACTTTCCTGGTGGAGTACCCGTAGACGGACCTTCAGCAGGGATTGCCATGGCACTGGGCATCTATTCTGCCATTTACCGAATTCCAGTGAAGCATACCATTGCTGTTACCGGTGAGATCAGCATCCATGGTCTCGTGAAACCAGTCGGAGGCGTGACGGCTAAAGTGAAGGGCGCGAAATTGGCTGGTGCCACTATAGCGATCATCCCTTATGAAAATCAGCAGGCAATGTTAAGTGAAATCGAGGGTATCGAAGTGATCCCGGTGAAACAGCTAAAAGAAGTATTGGATCTGGCTCTTATGAAGGAAACACCACATCAAACTGATCTCATAACAGAACAAAATAAGAAAAGTGTATAG